The sequence CCGTCGGTGTTGGCGACGTTGGGGTCGGGTGTGGGGTTGGGGTCGGTGCGGGTGTTGGTGGTGGCGGGGGAGGTGTGTGCGCCGGAGTTGGTGGCGCGGTGGGCGCCGGGTCGGGAGTTTTTCAATGCGTATGGGCCGACGGAGGTGACGGTGCAGGCGACGGTGGGTGGGCCGTTGGTGGCGGGGGTGTGGTGTCGGTGGGTGGTCCGGGGTGGGGGTGGAGGTGGTGGTGTTGGACGGGTGGTTGCGTCCGGTGCCGGTGGGGTGGTGGGTGAGTTGTATGTGGCGGGGTCGGGTGTGGCGCGGGGTATCGGGGTCGGGCGGGTTTGACGGCGGTGTCGTTTGTGGCGAATCCGTTTTCGGGTGTGGGGTCGCGGGTGTATCGGACGGGGATGTGGTGCGGTGGGTTGAGGTGGGGGTGTTGGAGTTTGTGGGCGGGGTGATGGGCAGGTGAAGGTGCGGGGTCAGCGGGTGGAGTTGGGGGAGGTGGAGGCGGTGTTGGTGCGGTGTCCGGGGGTGGCTCGGGCGGCGGCGGTGGTGCGGGAGGGGGGTCGGTTGGTGGGGTATGTGGTGCCGGAGGTGGGGGTGCGGGTGGATCCGGATGTAGTGGTGGAGTGGGTGGCGGGGGTGGTGCCGGGGTGGGTGGTGCCGTCGGTGGTGGTGGTTGTGGGGGAGTTGCCGGTGACGGTGAGTGGGAAGCTCGACCGCACAGCACTACCCGAACCCGGCGCCGGGACGCGTCGTTTCCGGGCTCCCGCCACCCCCCTCGAAGCCGTCGTGGCCGGTGTGTTCGGCGACGTCCTCGGAATCGAACAGGTCGGCGCCGACGACGACTTCTTCCGCTTGGGCGGCGACTCACTGTCCGCCACCCGCGTGGTTGCCCGGGTCGACGCGGCACTCGACGTCGATGTCGGACTGCACGCCCTCTTCGAGGCGCCGACCGTCACAGCGTTTGCGGCCCGTGCCGCGAAAGCCACCGTGCGTATCGACCGGCCGGTGTTGCACGCCGGGCCGCGCCCGGAACGAATCCCGTTGTCGCTGGCGCAGACTCGCATGTGGTTCCTCAACCAGTTCGACACCTCCTCGCCCGCCTACAACATCGCGATGGCGTTCCGGCTCACCGGCGCACTCGATGCCGACGCGTTGCGCGCTGCGGTGGCCGATGTGGTGGCGCGGCACGAATCGCTCCGGACCCGCTTTCCGATGCGCGACGGTGCGCCGGTGCAGGTGATCCTCCCGGACGCGGCACCGGACCTGCCAGAGGTGAGGGTGACCAGCGAAATGGAGTTGCGCGAGCGGCTCTCGGCGTCGGTGTCGGAAGGCTTCGAGGTCACGAAGCAGGTGCCGGTACGAGCCGCGTTGTTCGAGACCTCCGATGCCGAGCGAGTGCTCCTGGTGGTGGTGCACCACATCGTCGCGGACGGAGCATCGATGGTCCCGCTCGCCCGGGACGTGCTGGTGGCCTACACGGCCCGCACCCACGGGGGCGCCCCGGAATGGGAACCCCTGGCTGTGCAGTACGCCGACTTCGCGCTCTGGCAGCGGCAACTCCTCGGTTCGGACCAGGATCCGCAGTCGCTGGTTTCGGCGCAGCTGGACTACTGGCGGAACGCGCTGGCCGGTCTTCCTGCCGCACTGGATCTACCGGCGGACCGTCCGCGTCCGATGCAACGGTCACCGGGTGGGAGCCGAGTGGGATTCGAAATCGACGCCGATCTGCATCGTCGGCTGACGGCGCTGGCGTCGGCGCACCAGTCGACGCTGTTCATGGTCGCGCATGCCGCCCTGGTCACTTTCCTGGCCCGGATGTCCGGTTCCGAGGACATCGCCATCGGAACCCCCGTCGCCGGACGGGGTGAGGCCGCACTCGACGACATGGTCGGAATGTTCGTCAATACCGTGGTGCTACGCACCGTCATCCGGTCCGCGAGCACATTCGCCGAACTGCTCGAGCAGGTGCGCGTCGTCGACCTCGGGGCATACGCCCACGCCGAGGTGCCGTTCGAGAAGGTCGTCGAAGCGCTCGACCCACCTCGCTCGACGGCGCATTCACCGCTGTTCCAGGTACTACTCGAATTCCAGAATGTGAAGCAATCCGACCTGTCGCTGCCGGGCGTCGAGGTGACCGGGATCGACCTCGGTGCGACGATCGCACGATTCGACTTGCAGCTCACCGTGTCCGAAGAGTACGACGACGAGGGGTCACCGTCGGGTATCAGGGCCGCATTCAGTTACGCCACCGACCTTTTCGATGCCGACACCGTGGCCGAGCTGGCCGACCGTTTCGTTCGCATGCTCGACGCCGTGGTGGACGACCCCTCGGTGCGGCTGGGGAACCTCGACATACTGGACGCCTTCGAACGGGACGAACTCGCGCCGGTCCGGGGTGCGCCCGCGGTTCCGGAACGGACGCTGTCGGACGTGCTCGTCGCCGGCGCCGCCGTGGATCCGGAGGCAATCGCACTGTCGAGCAATGGCATCGACGTTTCGTACCGGTTGCTCGACGAACGGTCCAACCGGTTGGCCAGAGCGCTCGTCGACCGGGGCGCCGGTCCCGACTCCTTCGTCGCCGTCGGGGTGCCGCGGTCGATCGAATCGGTGCTGTCGGTGTGGGCGGTCGCGAAGTCGGGTGCGGCGTACGTGCCGATCGATCCCGCGCTCCCGGCCGCCCGCATCACGGCGATGCTCGAGGATTCCGGTGCAATCCTCGGACTGACCGTATCGGCGCACCGCGAGCATCTGCCCGGCGCGGTGCAGTGGCTGCTGGTCGACGACCCGGAGGTCGACAGCGCGTACCCCGGGGACCGGGTCACCGACGACGACCGCGTGCGACCGCTGCATACCGAGCACGCCGCCTTCCTGCTCTACACCTCCGGCTCGACCGGCACACCGAAGGGTGTCGTCGTCTCGCACAGCGGTCTGGCAAACCTGGTAGTCGAGGAGCGAGAACGCTTCGCAGCGACGCACGGGGCACGGGTGTCACACCTGGCGTCCCCGAGTTTCGACGCGTCCGTCTTCGAGCTGCTGATGGCGTTCACGGTCGGGGCGACGCTGGTCATCGTGCCCCCGACCGTGCTCGGTGGCCGTGAGCTGGCCGAACTCCTCGAGGCCGAACAGGTCACACACGCGTTCTTCACCCCCACCATCCTGGAAACGGTGAGCCCCCAAGAGCTCCCGTCCGTGCGAGTTCTGGCGGTGGCAGGTGAACGGTTCGCCCCCGAGCTTGCGAACCGCTGGACACCGGGCCGGTTTGTCTTCAACGGATACGGTCCCACTGAGGCGACGATTCAGACCACCGCCAGCGAGGCGCTGTCGCCGGACGAGCCGGTCACCGTCGGGGGTCCCGGCCGCGGCGTCGAGGTAGTAGTCCTCGATCCGTGGTTGCAGCCGGTCCCGGTGGGTGTGGTGGGCGAATTGTATGCGGCGGGACCGGGACTGGCCCGCGGATACCATCGGCGCCCAGGTATGACAGCAGCGTCGTTCGTGGCGCACCCCTTCGGAGGTCCGGGCTCCCGCATGTACCGCACCGGTGACCTCGTGCGTTGGACCGAGATGGGCCGACTGGAATACATAGGCCGCAACGACTTCCAGGTGAAGATTCGAGGACAGCGGGTGGAGCTCGGCGAGATCGAGTCGGTCCTGGCCCGCTGCGACGGGGTGGGTCGGGCGGCGGTGACCACACACGCCGGTGCGATCGATCGACTGGTGGGTTACGTTGTCCCGGAGGGTAATGCGAGCATCGATCCGGCGGAAGTGCTGCGCTACGCCGCCTCTCATCTCGCACCGTACATGGTGCCCGCTCAGTTGGTGGTGCTCGACGAGCTGCCGGTCGGGCGCACAGGCAAACTGGACCGGCGGGCACTTCCCGCGCCGATGGTTTCGCCCAGGCCG comes from Rhodococcus oxybenzonivorans and encodes:
- a CDS encoding AMP-binding protein, with translation MYTSGSTGRPKGVVVTHEGLANLAVEERVRFGVSSGSRVSQVSSPSFDAVVYEWLMAFSVGARLVVAPPGVFGVWVGGVVGREGVSHCFVTPSVLATLGSGVGLGSVRVLVVAGEVCAPELVARWAPGREFFNAYGPTEVTVQATVGGPLVAGVWCRWVVRGGGGGGGVGRVVASGAGGVVGELYVAGSGVARGIGVGRV
- a CDS encoding amino acid adenylation domain-containing protein — its product is MKVRGQRVELGEVEAVLVRCPGVARAAAVVREGGRLVGYVVPEVGVRVDPDVVVEWVAGVVPGWVVPSVVVVVGELPVTVSGKLDRTALPEPGAGTRRFRAPATPLEAVVAGVFGDVLGIEQVGADDDFFRLGGDSLSATRVVARVDAALDVDVGLHALFEAPTVTAFAARAAKATVRIDRPVLHAGPRPERIPLSLAQTRMWFLNQFDTSSPAYNIAMAFRLTGALDADALRAAVADVVARHESLRTRFPMRDGAPVQVILPDAAPDLPEVRVTSEMELRERLSASVSEGFEVTKQVPVRAALFETSDAERVLLVVVHHIVADGASMVPLARDVLVAYTARTHGGAPEWEPLAVQYADFALWQRQLLGSDQDPQSLVSAQLDYWRNALAGLPAALDLPADRPRPMQRSPGGSRVGFEIDADLHRRLTALASAHQSTLFMVAHAALVTFLARMSGSEDIAIGTPVAGRGEAALDDMVGMFVNTVVLRTVIRSASTFAELLEQVRVVDLGAYAHAEVPFEKVVEALDPPRSTAHSPLFQVLLEFQNVKQSDLSLPGVEVTGIDLGATIARFDLQLTVSEEYDDEGSPSGIRAAFSYATDLFDADTVAELADRFVRMLDAVVDDPSVRLGNLDILDAFERDELAPVRGAPAVPERTLSDVLVAGAAVDPEAIALSSNGIDVSYRLLDERSNRLARALVDRGAGPDSFVAVGVPRSIESVLSVWAVAKSGAAYVPIDPALPAARITAMLEDSGAILGLTVSAHREHLPGAVQWLLVDDPEVDSAYPGDRVTDDDRVRPLHTEHAAFLLYTSGSTGTPKGVVVSHSGLANLVVEERERFAATHGARVSHLASPSFDASVFELLMAFTVGATLVIVPPTVLGGRELAELLEAEQVTHAFFTPTILETVSPQELPSVRVLAVAGERFAPELANRWTPGRFVFNGYGPTEATIQTTASEALSPDEPVTVGGPGRGVEVVVLDPWLQPVPVGVVGELYAAGPGLARGYHRRPGMTAASFVAHPFGGPGSRMYRTGDLVRWTEMGRLEYIGRNDFQVKIRGQRVELGEIESVLARCDGVGRAAVTTHAGAIDRLVGYVVPEGNASIDPAEVLRYAASHLAPYMVPAQLVVLDELPVGRTGKLDRRALPAPMVSPRPFKAPATPLEHAVAEVFADVLGVERVGVDDDFFALGGNSLVATRVASALRDRLGTDVALQWIFRNPTPEGLARRIVDPSTPGAAVTDDVLSVVVPLRSRGTRPAVFCVHPAGGLALGYAGLIQHLAPDRPVYGLQLPIVSGGATFESMEELAHRYVVEMRAVQPRGPYHLLGWSLGGVIAHAIAVELRESGADVGTLAMMDSYLAEEGDFGDLEVDAEQWLHGLGVDFEGSGDDDKSYREQLVEMLGRSFGRDPAFASTLLGRISAGLENSKRISAEHRPRVFDGDLLFFTAAQSTDDEGERPSPSVWQPVVTGVITANEVECDHVRMTTPEAFAVIGPILERELGRTR